One window of the Nasonia vitripennis strain AsymCx chromosome 3 unlocalized genomic scaffold, Nvit_psr_1.1 chr3_random0014, whole genome shotgun sequence genome contains the following:
- the LOC116417002 gene encoding uncharacterized protein LOC116417002, giving the protein MLYGTTLRLPGEFFISTTTTANQTNFVSSLKQLFNSIRPVPASRHTTPHPFCFRDLHSSTHLFKRVDSIRKPLEQPYTGPHRVIKRTDHRTFVIEDEGTEKTVTTDQLKPAYLEASEPADRTLPPPQTPAQSQADATPPAESTQPPT; this is encoded by the coding sequence ATGCTATATGGCACAACGCTCCGCCTACCAGGAGAGTTCTTCATttcgacaacaacaacagcgaaCCAGACGAACTTCGTGTCCAGCCTTAAACAGCTCTTCAATAGCATCAGGCCGGTACCAGCATCGAGGCACACGACACCGCATCCCTTTTGTTTCAGGGACTTGCACAGCAGTACGCACCTGTTCAAAAGGGTCGACAGCATACGCAAACCTCTGGAGCAGCCGTACACAGGCCCACATCGCGTAATCAAGCGCACGGATCACCGCACATTCGTTATCGAGGATGAGGGCACAGAGAAAACGGTCACTACAGACCAGCTGAAGCCAGCGTACCTGGAAGCCTCTGAGCCAGCCGACCGAACTTTACCTCCACCTCAGACACCAGCTCAGTCACAAGCAGACGCCACTCCACCGGCAGAATCTACGCAGCCTCCAACATGA